A single region of the Pseudomonas granadensis genome encodes:
- a CDS encoding ribonuclease Z: MDLLFLGTSAGVPTRERNVSATALIEASGRGWYLIDCGEGTQHQVLRTPLSLSELRGIFITHVHADHCLGLPGLLASTGMSGRSRPLDIILPAALHPWLTLSLAVTQSHLPFEIHLHAVESLEHWRNGNVEVSTVELSHRVPCHGYVFTEADPAPRLDVQRLDAEGIKRGPLWGELAHGQDVLHDGRWLRAQDYLLRARPPQRIIVCGDNDRPELLAEVAASADVLVHEATFIQAAIDKTRASYGHSSAAAVAGFAEAVGVRNLVLTHFSARYQANPAQHPSIEDVRSEAAALYNGQLILARDLQRYHFDQHGQLQPVMRNPLPRSHDK, translated from the coding sequence GTGGACTTGTTGTTTCTGGGCACCTCCGCCGGCGTGCCGACCCGAGAGCGCAATGTCAGCGCCACGGCATTGATCGAGGCGTCGGGCCGAGGCTGGTATCTGATCGATTGTGGTGAGGGCACGCAGCATCAAGTGCTGCGCACGCCGTTGTCACTGAGTGAACTACGGGGCATTTTCATCACCCATGTGCACGCTGACCATTGCCTTGGCTTGCCCGGATTGCTGGCGAGCACTGGGATGTCCGGACGATCGCGGCCGCTGGATATCATCCTCCCGGCGGCGCTGCATCCGTGGCTGACGTTGAGCCTCGCGGTGACCCAGTCGCATCTGCCCTTCGAAATCCATCTGCACGCCGTCGAGTCGCTCGAGCATTGGCGTAACGGCAACGTCGAGGTCAGCACGGTCGAGCTGTCGCACCGCGTGCCGTGTCACGGTTATGTCTTCACCGAAGCCGATCCGGCGCCGCGTCTGGATGTGCAACGGCTCGACGCTGAAGGCATCAAACGCGGTCCGCTGTGGGGCGAACTCGCCCACGGCCAGGATGTGCTGCACGACGGGCGCTGGCTGCGCGCGCAGGACTATTTACTGAGGGCTCGTCCGCCCCAGCGCATCATTGTCTGTGGCGACAACGACCGCCCGGAACTGCTGGCGGAAGTTGCCGCTTCAGCCGATGTACTGGTGCATGAGGCGACGTTCATCCAGGCGGCCATCGATAAAACCCGCGCCAGCTACGGCCATAGCAGCGCCGCAGCGGTCGCCGGTTTTGCCGAAGCGGTGGGCGTGCGCAATCTGGTGTTGACGCACTTCAGCGCACGCTACCAGGCCAACCCGGCGCAACATCCGTCGATCGAAGACGTGCGCAGCGAGGCGGCAGCGCTGTACAACGGGCAATTGATTCTGGCGCGCGACCTGCAGCGCTATCACTTTGATCAGCACGGTCAGTTGCAGCCGGTGATGCGAAACCCTCTGCCCCGCTCGCACGATAAATGA
- a CDS encoding xanthine dehydrogenase family protein molybdopterin-binding subunit, translated as MSESTGLNPSRRAFLRGGALLMAFTLVPMARRALADTEVDTLGTVVLAPDLPGSLRTNPYLDAWIRIDADGITVYTGKVELGTGVKTALLQIAAERLQVPASAINLLTADTALTPNEGYTAGSHSIFDSGTALFHAAAQVREMLVDSAARHWQVDPAQLTTADAMIEGPAGQRMSYAEAVSNVDVHQYAKAQSPSLPAADFKLIGHSLPRLDIPAKVSGGAAFVQDMRLPGMLYARVIRPPRPGCTLEAFDARAIEALAGVVKVIRDGSYLAVLARDEWQAIKAMRSASEVARWRGGDGIPEAENIHALLKRLPSRRYPISNNGDLNNAGETRFKARVTKQYLMHGSIGPSCAVAWFKDGVLTVWTHTQGVYPLRAGIAEMLRLPPERVRCIHTEGSGCYGHNGADDAAADAALIAMRVPGTPVRVQWMREQENLWEPYSSAMVAEVDVGLANNRLQDWHYELWTTPHNERIVNAGRLLPARLLAQPFASAPSVPIAQPEGDGDRNAVPLYDLGATRINMNFVTAMPFRTSAMRSLGAHINIFAIEASIDELANKAGLDPVALRLAHLTDPRARAVIERVRDAIDWPHKNSEPGAGIGFAFARYKNIMGYCALAVRLRVHPQTGEVRIEHVVTAVDVGQIVSPDGLRNQVEGGIVQSASWTLYEKVAYDAGGIRSYDWSGYPILRFTQLPKKVDVHLLDQPGEPFLGAAEIVQGPMAAALGNAVANATGRRWLNLPLSRSTQPS; from the coding sequence ATGAGCGAATCAACCGGTCTGAATCCGAGCCGTCGGGCATTCCTGCGCGGCGGCGCATTGCTGATGGCCTTCACCCTGGTGCCGATGGCGCGGCGGGCGCTGGCCGACACTGAAGTCGACACGCTCGGCACCGTGGTGCTCGCGCCGGATCTGCCGGGCAGCCTGCGCACCAATCCCTACCTCGACGCGTGGATTCGCATCGACGCCGACGGCATCACCGTGTACACCGGCAAGGTCGAGCTGGGCACCGGAGTGAAAACCGCGTTGCTGCAAATCGCCGCCGAGCGCCTGCAAGTGCCGGCCAGTGCGATCAACCTGCTCACCGCCGACACCGCGCTGACACCCAACGAAGGCTACACCGCCGGCAGTCACAGCATTTTCGACAGCGGCACCGCGCTGTTCCATGCCGCCGCGCAAGTACGCGAGATGCTGGTGGATTCCGCCGCGCGCCACTGGCAGGTTGACCCGGCGCAGCTGACTACCGCTGATGCGATGATCGAAGGGCCGGCCGGGCAACGCATGAGTTACGCCGAGGCGGTCAGCAACGTCGATGTGCACCAATACGCCAAGGCGCAATCGCCGAGCCTGCCAGCGGCGGATTTCAAGCTGATCGGGCATTCGCTGCCGCGTCTGGATATTCCGGCAAAAGTCAGCGGCGGCGCCGCGTTCGTCCAGGACATGCGCTTGCCCGGCATGCTTTACGCGCGGGTGATTCGCCCGCCGCGTCCGGGTTGCACACTGGAGGCGTTCGATGCGCGGGCCATTGAAGCACTGGCCGGGGTGGTCAAGGTAATCCGCGACGGCAGTTATCTCGCTGTGCTTGCCCGTGACGAATGGCAAGCAATCAAGGCCATGCGCAGCGCCAGCGAGGTCGCACGCTGGCGTGGCGGCGATGGGATTCCCGAGGCCGAAAATATCCATGCCTTGCTCAAGCGCCTGCCTTCACGGCGCTACCCGATCAGCAACAATGGCGACCTGAATAACGCCGGTGAAACGCGTTTCAAGGCGCGGGTGACCAAGCAATACCTGATGCACGGTTCGATCGGTCCGTCCTGCGCCGTGGCCTGGTTCAAGGACGGCGTGCTGACCGTGTGGACGCATACCCAAGGCGTCTATCCGCTGCGCGCCGGCATCGCCGAGATGCTACGTCTGCCGCCGGAGCGGGTGCGCTGCATCCACACCGAGGGCTCCGGCTGTTACGGCCACAACGGTGCCGACGATGCCGCCGCCGACGCCGCGTTGATCGCCATGCGCGTTCCCGGCACGCCGGTGCGCGTGCAGTGGATGCGCGAGCAGGAAAATCTCTGGGAACCGTACAGCTCGGCGATGGTGGCCGAGGTCGACGTCGGCCTGGCGAACAATCGCCTGCAGGACTGGCACTACGAGCTGTGGACCACGCCGCACAACGAGCGCATCGTCAATGCCGGGCGCCTGCTGCCGGCGCGTCTGTTGGCGCAGCCGTTCGCCTCGGCGCCCTCGGTGCCGATCGCCCAGCCCGAAGGCGACGGCGACCGCAACGCCGTGCCGCTGTATGACCTCGGTGCGACGCGGATCAACATGAACTTCGTTACTGCCATGCCTTTTCGCACCTCGGCGATGCGCTCGCTCGGCGCGCACATCAATATTTTCGCGATTGAGGCGAGCATTGATGAGCTGGCGAACAAGGCTGGCCTTGATCCGGTGGCGCTGCGTCTGGCACATCTGACCGACCCGCGCGCGCGTGCGGTGATCGAGCGGGTGCGCGATGCCATCGACTGGCCGCACAAGAATTCCGAGCCCGGGGCCGGCATCGGTTTTGCCTTCGCCCGCTACAAAAACATCATGGGTTATTGCGCCCTCGCCGTGCGCCTGCGGGTGCATCCGCAAACCGGCGAAGTACGCATCGAGCATGTGGTGACGGCGGTGGATGTCGGCCAGATCGTCAGCCCTGACGGCCTGCGCAATCAGGTCGAGGGCGGCATCGTGCAGTCGGCGAGCTGGACGCTGTACGAGAAAGTCGCCTACGACGCGGGCGGCATTCGCAGTTACGACTGGAGCGGCTATCCGATCCTGCGCTTCACGCAACTGCCGAAAAAAGTCGATGTGCATCTGCTCGACCAGCCTGGCGAACCGTTCCTCGGCGCCGCCGAAATTGTCCAGGGGCCGATGGCCGCTGCGCTCGGCAATGCCGTCGCCAATGCCACCGGCCGGCGCTGGCTGAACCTGCCGCTGAGCCGTTCGACCCAACCCTCCTGA
- a CDS encoding c-type cytochrome encodes MNLPWLKSRTFWIAVALLAAVALIAAALLMWRPAIAPIERPPIFDTAQIHRGARVVEAGDCAVCHTRPGGEYLAGGLPLVTPFGTLYSTNITPDAQTGIGQWSLPAFERAMRQGIARDGHFLYPAFPYVHYRRMNTEDIADAYAYLMSGPAVQAPARQNQMNFPMNIRPLVSYWNLLFLHGEPLTPLAEHSAAWNRGRYLVDGPGHCAGCHSPLNLIGAEKSSEYLHGGSVDGWDAPALVGLGQRANPWNREQLVDYLRANVVAGHGTAAGPMRPVSLSLARLPASEADAIAEYLLSLEQPPTVTETTAPTPIDPASTAQGALLFTSACAGCHGRAAPMREIDGRPPLESTSALHAASSRNFLKTVLEGLPATPGSPGPQMPGFAASLDNRQLAALAVYLRQQVRPDQPWADLSSTIEALRQETK; translated from the coding sequence ATGAACCTGCCCTGGCTGAAATCCCGCACCTTCTGGATCGCCGTAGCGTTGTTGGCGGCAGTGGCGCTGATCGCCGCAGCGCTGTTGATGTGGCGCCCGGCGATCGCGCCGATCGAGCGCCCTCCGATATTCGATACGGCGCAGATCCATCGCGGTGCGCGAGTCGTCGAAGCCGGCGATTGCGCGGTCTGCCATACCCGCCCCGGCGGTGAATATCTGGCTGGCGGACTGCCGCTGGTAACGCCGTTCGGCACCCTGTACAGCACCAACATCACCCCGGATGCGCAGACCGGCATCGGCCAATGGTCGCTGCCGGCCTTCGAACGGGCGATGCGCCAGGGCATAGCGCGTGACGGGCATTTCCTCTACCCGGCGTTTCCCTACGTGCACTACCGGCGCATGAACACCGAGGACATCGCCGATGCCTATGCCTACCTGATGAGCGGCCCCGCCGTGCAGGCGCCGGCGCGGCAGAATCAGATGAATTTCCCGATGAACATTCGTCCGCTGGTGTCGTACTGGAACCTGCTGTTTCTTCACGGCGAACCGCTAACGCCATTGGCCGAACACAGCGCGGCGTGGAATCGCGGGCGCTATCTAGTCGACGGACCGGGACATTGCGCCGGCTGCCATTCGCCGCTGAACCTGATCGGCGCGGAAAAATCCTCCGAGTACCTGCACGGCGGCAGCGTCGACGGCTGGGACGCTCCGGCGCTGGTCGGTCTGGGGCAACGGGCGAATCCGTGGAACCGCGAGCAACTGGTCGATTATCTGCGTGCCAATGTAGTCGCCGGTCACGGCACTGCGGCTGGCCCGATGCGCCCGGTCAGCCTGAGTCTGGCGCGTCTGCCGGCCAGCGAAGCCGATGCGATTGCCGAGTATCTGCTGAGCCTGGAGCAGCCGCCGACCGTTACCGAAACCACGGCGCCAACGCCGATCGACCCTGCATCCACTGCCCAAGGCGCACTGCTGTTTACCAGTGCCTGCGCTGGCTGCCATGGTCGCGCCGCGCCGATGCGCGAGATCGACGGGCGGCCGCCGCTGGAGAGCACCTCGGCGCTGCACGCGGCCAGTTCGCGCAATTTCCTCAAGACCGTACTCGAAGGGCTGCCGGCCACGCCCGGTTCGCCCGGACCGCAAATGCCCGGGTTCGCCGCCAGCCTCGACAACCGCCAGCTCGCCGCACTGGCCGTGTATCTGCGCCAGCAGGTGCGCCCAGACCAGCCTTGGGCAGACCTCTCGTCCACTATCGAAGCATTACGTCAGGAGACCAAATGA
- a CDS encoding ABC transporter ATP-binding protein yields the protein MLRVFERRLDPFPPDELPPPPVGLTRFLWACTRGARGYILALALLSAGVSIYEAWLFSFLGQVVDLLSTWQAGGGVSAEESRVLWGIGIVLLVSIVLVALRTMVQHQILAINLPLRLRWDFHRLMLRQSLSFFSDEFSGRVTTKVMQTALAVREVLFTLIEIAPGIGVYFIAIIALAGGFALKLMLPFIAWVALFALAMVYFVPRLGKVGQEQADARSSMTGRIADAYTNITTVKLFSHSKREAHFARAAMEDFKLTGFRQMRLVSQFEIVNQALVVALIIGAGGYALWLWHQGQVGAGAVAAITAMALRINGMSHWIMWQMTSLFENIGTVQDGMATLTRGPKVQDAPNAGVLVPGGGAVTFDDVSFNYNGERQVLDGLSLHIRAGEKIGLVGRSGAGKSTLINLLLRFYDVDSGQIRIDGQNIAEVTQDSLRSAIGMVTQDTSLLHRSIRDNIAYGRPDASDADIHRAAANAQADGFINQLSDRQGHSGYDTLVGERGIKLSGGQRQRIAIARVMLKNAPILLLDEATSALDSEVEVAIQESLDEMMQGKTVIAIAHRLSTIAAMDRLIVMDEGRIIEQGTHAELLARNGIYARLWQHQSGGFLGEDQGFAATVDQA from the coding sequence ATGCTTCGCGTGTTTGAACGTAGACTCGATCCCTTCCCGCCTGACGAATTGCCGCCACCGCCGGTGGGCCTGACGCGTTTTCTGTGGGCGTGCACCCGCGGCGCGCGCGGCTATATCCTCGCGCTGGCCCTGCTCAGCGCCGGTGTGTCGATCTACGAAGCGTGGCTGTTTTCCTTCCTCGGCCAGGTGGTCGACCTGCTCTCGACCTGGCAGGCCGGTGGCGGCGTCAGTGCCGAAGAAAGCCGCGTGCTGTGGGGCATCGGCATCGTCCTGCTGGTGAGCATCGTGCTGGTTGCGCTGCGCACGATGGTTCAGCACCAGATCCTGGCGATCAACCTGCCGCTGCGCCTGCGCTGGGATTTTCACCGCTTGATGCTGCGGCAAAGCCTGTCGTTCTTCTCCGATGAATTTTCCGGCCGAGTCACCACCAAGGTCATGCAAACCGCGCTGGCGGTGCGCGAAGTGCTGTTCACCTTGATCGAAATTGCCCCCGGCATCGGCGTGTATTTCATCGCCATCATCGCCCTCGCTGGCGGCTTCGCCCTGAAGCTGATGCTGCCCTTCATTGCCTGGGTCGCGCTGTTCGCGCTGGCGATGGTGTACTTCGTGCCACGCCTGGGCAAAGTCGGCCAGGAACAGGCCGATGCGCGCTCATCGATGACCGGGCGCATCGCCGACGCCTACACCAACATCACCACGGTGAAACTGTTTTCGCATTCAAAACGCGAAGCGCATTTCGCCCGCGCGGCAATGGAAGATTTCAAACTCACCGGGTTTCGCCAGATGCGTCTGGTCAGTCAGTTCGAGATCGTCAACCAGGCCCTGGTGGTCGCGCTGATCATCGGCGCCGGCGGCTATGCCCTGTGGCTCTGGCACCAGGGCCAGGTCGGCGCAGGCGCGGTCGCGGCGATCACCGCCATGGCCTTGCGCATCAACGGCATGTCGCACTGGATCATGTGGCAGATGACCTCGCTGTTCGAGAACATCGGCACCGTGCAGGACGGCATGGCCACCCTCACCCGCGGCCCGAAAGTCCAGGACGCACCGAACGCCGGCGTGCTGGTACCTGGCGGCGGCGCGGTGACGTTCGACGACGTCAGCTTCAATTACAACGGCGAACGTCAGGTCCTCGACGGCTTGAGCCTGCACATTCGCGCCGGGGAAAAAATTGGCCTGGTCGGCCGCTCCGGCGCCGGCAAATCAACGCTGATCAACCTGCTGCTGCGCTTCTACGACGTCGACAGCGGGCAGATCCGCATCGACGGCCAGAACATCGCCGAAGTGACCCAGGACAGCCTGCGCAGCGCCATCGGCATGGTCACCCAGGACACCTCGCTGCTGCACCGCTCGATCCGCGACAACATCGCCTACGGCCGCCCCGACGCCAGCGACGCAGACATCCACCGCGCCGCCGCCAACGCCCAGGCCGACGGCTTCATCAACCAACTGAGCGACCGCCAGGGCCACAGCGGCTACGACACCCTGGTCGGCGAGCGCGGCATCAAACTCTCCGGCGGCCAGCGCCAACGCATCGCCATCGCCCGAGTTATGCTGAAAAACGCCCCGATCCTGCTGCTCGACGAAGCCACCAGCGCCCTCGACTCCGAAGTCGAAGTGGCGATCCAGGAAAGCCTCGACGAAATGATGCAAGGCAAAACCGTCATCGCCATCGCCCACCGCCTCTCCACCATCGCCGCCATGGACCGGCTTATTGTCATGGACGAAGGCCGCATCATCGAACAAGGCACCCATGCCGAACTGCTGGCCAGAAACGGAATTTATGCGAGGTTGTGGCAGCATCAGAGCGGCGGGTTTCTGGGCGAAGATCAGGGGTTTGCCGCGACGGTGGATCAGGCGTGA
- a CDS encoding (2Fe-2S)-binding protein: protein MSQITLNVNGAAQALELEPDMPLLYALRNHLNLNGAKYGCGLGQCGACTVIVDDQPVFACLTPCAGLQGKQIRTVESLGSAEKPGPLQAAFIEKQAAQCGYCIAGMLMRAQALLEQNPHPDEQTIREHMAGNLCRCGTHLRIIEAISLVAGQHGSRS from the coding sequence ATGAGCCAGATCACCCTCAACGTCAACGGCGCCGCCCAGGCATTGGAGCTGGAGCCGGACATGCCGCTGCTGTATGCGCTGCGTAATCATCTGAACCTGAATGGCGCCAAGTACGGCTGTGGTCTGGGTCAGTGCGGCGCCTGCACGGTGATCGTCGATGACCAACCGGTGTTCGCCTGTCTGACGCCCTGCGCGGGTCTGCAAGGCAAGCAGATCCGCACCGTGGAAAGCCTCGGCAGTGCGGAGAAACCGGGCCCGCTGCAAGCGGCCTTCATCGAGAAACAGGCGGCGCAATGCGGTTACTGCATTGCCGGCATGCTGATGCGTGCACAAGCGTTGCTGGAACAAAATCCTCACCCGGATGAGCAAACCATCCGCGAGCACATGGCCGGCAATCTGTGCCGCTGTGGCACGCATTTGCGCATCATCGAGGCGATCAGCCTGGTCGCCGGGCAACACGGGAGCCGGTCATGA
- a CDS encoding DUF4142 domain-containing protein, translated as MNKLAVKAIATLLLSLQTITLCYAVTLNAFVEEAAQQSLFQNNASRIAMENSALPEVRDFAKTMIADHDRFYPKLQQLGQTLKMDVPAEPSTAGQAKQLRLESRDESFDRTYIDSQAETLEQKVMLFKKEAMSSENPQLKAFAKSALPGIEKQAQTAKALQEKLKPSAGKLIAPTRP; from the coding sequence ATGAACAAGCTCGCAGTAAAAGCCATCGCCACGCTGCTCCTGAGCCTGCAGACCATCACTCTGTGTTACGCCGTCACACTCAATGCCTTCGTCGAAGAAGCGGCGCAACAGAGCCTGTTCCAGAACAACGCCTCTCGGATAGCCATGGAAAACAGTGCACTGCCCGAAGTCAGGGACTTCGCCAAAACCATGATCGCTGACCACGACCGCTTCTATCCGAAACTGCAGCAGCTCGGGCAAACCTTGAAGATGGACGTGCCGGCCGAACCTTCGACCGCCGGACAAGCCAAGCAACTACGCCTCGAATCGCGCGATGAATCCTTCGATCGCACCTACATCGACAGCCAGGCCGAGACCCTCGAGCAGAAGGTCATGCTGTTCAAGAAAGAGGCGATGTCTTCGGAAAACCCGCAGCTCAAGGCCTTCGCGAAATCAGCGCTGCCAGGCATCGAAAAGCAGGCGCAGACGGCGAAGGCTCTTCAGGAAAAACTCAAGCCTTCAGCCGGGAAACTGATTGCGCCGACCAGGCCTTGA
- a CDS encoding MFS transporter: MLTGNPAATAKAEQPASLSGLMVAFLAFCCGAVVANLYYAQPIVELIAPQIGLSSANASLIVSLTQFGYALGLLLLVPLADLMENRRLVVGFTLAASVTLLCAGLTHSPSMFLLFSLLIGLTSVAVQILVPLAAHLAPEATRGRVVGNIMSGLLLGILLSRPLSSLLVEVFGWRGVFFSAAGLMAVIALITAVALPRRVPSHKATYTALIGSVFALARKHALLRQRSLYQGLLFASFSLFWTLAPIELMRHHGFTQAHVAIFALVGAVGAIAAPIAGRLADAGHARRGTLVALLLAPVSLLIAALPSSNYWWLVVCAVLLDFAVQLNLVLGQREVYAIDPHSRARLNAVYMTSIFVGGALGSLVASPLYEHFGWNLSAVAVALLPALALGLFLSHKADA; encoded by the coding sequence ATGCTCACCGGCAATCCCGCCGCTACGGCCAAGGCCGAGCAACCCGCTTCACTCTCCGGCCTGATGGTCGCGTTCCTCGCATTCTGCTGTGGCGCAGTCGTGGCCAATCTTTATTACGCGCAGCCCATCGTCGAGTTGATCGCGCCGCAAATCGGTCTTTCCAGCGCGAATGCCAGTTTGATCGTCTCGCTGACCCAGTTCGGTTATGCCTTGGGCCTGCTGTTGCTGGTGCCGCTGGCCGACCTGATGGAAAACCGCCGTCTGGTGGTCGGTTTCACTCTTGCCGCGAGTGTCACGCTGTTGTGCGCCGGGCTGACCCATTCGCCGTCGATGTTCCTGTTGTTTTCCCTGCTGATCGGCCTGACCTCGGTGGCCGTGCAGATCCTCGTGCCGCTGGCCGCGCATCTGGCGCCTGAAGCCACGCGCGGGCGGGTGGTCGGCAACATCATGAGCGGCCTGCTGCTGGGGATTCTGTTGTCGCGGCCACTGTCGAGCCTGCTGGTCGAGGTGTTCGGCTGGCGCGGGGTGTTTTTCAGCGCTGCCGGGTTGATGGCGGTCATTGCCCTGATCACTGCCGTTGCGCTGCCACGTCGTGTGCCGAGCCATAAAGCGACGTACACGGCGTTGATCGGTTCGGTATTTGCCTTGGCGCGCAAGCATGCGCTGTTGCGTCAGCGCTCTTTGTATCAAGGGCTGCTGTTCGCCAGTTTCAGTCTGTTCTGGACCCTGGCGCCGATTGAACTGATGCGTCATCACGGCTTCACTCAGGCGCACGTGGCGATCTTCGCCCTGGTTGGCGCGGTCGGCGCGATTGCTGCACCGATTGCCGGTCGCCTGGCCGATGCCGGGCATGCACGGCGCGGCACGCTGGTAGCGTTGCTGTTGGCCCCGGTTTCGCTGCTGATCGCTGCACTGCCGAGCAGCAATTACTGGTGGCTGGTGGTGTGTGCGGTGCTGCTGGATTTCGCCGTGCAGTTGAACCTGGTCCTCGGCCAGCGTGAGGTCTATGCGATCGACCCGCACAGCCGTGCGCGCCTCAATGCGGTGTACATGACCAGCATTTTCGTTGGCGGCGCCCTCGGTTCGCTGGTCGCCAGCCCGCTCTACGAGCACTTCGGCTGGAACCTTTCGGCGGTCGCGGTAGCGCTGTTGCCGGCCCTGGCGCTGGGGCTGTTCCTGAGCCACAAAGCCGATGCCTGA
- a CDS encoding ferritin-like domain-containing protein — MATPQENLLDWLRDAHAMEQQAEQMLKAQSKRLEHYPQLKARIDQHIEETLGQQKLIDECLQRLGGDSSTIKDLGGKLMAFGQAVGGSLMSDEVIKGAMAGYVFENMEIASYTVLIAAAEAAGDTQTKKACESILPQEVAMADWLLKHLPQLTEAFLARSADPDKEAKK, encoded by the coding sequence ATGGCCACTCCACAGGAAAATCTGCTCGACTGGCTGCGTGACGCCCATGCCATGGAGCAACAGGCCGAGCAAATGCTCAAGGCGCAATCCAAGCGCCTCGAACACTACCCGCAACTGAAAGCGCGGATCGACCAGCACATTGAAGAAACTCTTGGTCAGCAGAAACTCATCGATGAATGCCTGCAACGTTTGGGTGGCGATTCGTCGACGATCAAGGATCTGGGCGGCAAGTTGATGGCCTTCGGTCAGGCCGTGGGTGGCTCGTTGATGAGCGATGAGGTGATCAAGGGCGCGATGGCCGGTTACGTGTTCGAAAACATGGAAATCGCCAGCTACACCGTGCTGATTGCTGCCGCCGAAGCGGCGGGTGACACCCAGACGAAAAAGGCTTGTGAGTCGATTCTGCCGCAGGAAGTGGCCATGGCCGACTGGCTGCTCAAGCACCTGCCGCAGCTGACCGAGGCGTTTCTGGCTCGCTCGGCTGACCCCGACAAGGAAGCCAAGAAGTAA
- a CDS encoding alkene reductase, protein MTRRLFQPVTLGPYTLAHRVAMAPLTRSRAGQPGDVPTAMNAEYYRQRASAALIITEATQISRQAQGYAWTPGIYSDEQVAAWREVSGAVHGAGGLIFMQLWHVGRVSHPSFQPDAGLPVAPSALPVPGKTFIVDEHGNGVWGDVPVPRALETAEIAAIVEDYRRAARNAIRAGMDGVEIHAGNGYLLDQFLNSNSNQRDDAYGGSVENRARLLLEVVAAVADEVGAERVGVRLTPMGRFMGMGDDTPEATFGYLVNALNRWNLAYLHLVEPAMVGTVKDENFDPRWDAIIAQLRGIWKGVLILAGGYDAESAEQALRSGRADIIAFGRPFLANPDLPRRIRESLPLNTPDPSSFFGGDERGYVDYPFHA, encoded by the coding sequence ATGACCCGCCGCCTGTTTCAACCCGTCACCCTCGGCCCTTATACCCTCGCCCATCGCGTCGCCATGGCACCGCTGACCCGCTCGCGCGCCGGCCAGCCGGGCGACGTGCCGACGGCGATGAACGCCGAGTACTACCGCCAACGTGCCAGCGCTGCGCTGATCATCACTGAAGCCACGCAGATCTCCCGCCAGGCCCAGGGTTACGCATGGACGCCGGGCATTTACAGCGATGAGCAGGTCGCGGCCTGGCGCGAAGTCAGCGGCGCGGTGCATGGCGCTGGCGGGCTGATTTTCATGCAGCTGTGGCACGTCGGCCGCGTCTCGCACCCGAGCTTTCAACCGGACGCCGGCCTGCCCGTCGCACCGAGCGCACTGCCGGTGCCCGGCAAGACCTTCATCGTAGATGAACACGGCAACGGTGTCTGGGGTGATGTGCCGGTACCGCGCGCCCTCGAAACCGCAGAAATCGCCGCCATCGTCGAGGACTATCGCCGCGCTGCGCGCAATGCCATTCGTGCCGGGATGGACGGCGTGGAGATTCATGCGGGCAACGGCTACCTGCTCGATCAGTTCCTCAACAGCAACAGCAATCAGCGCGACGACGCCTACGGCGGCAGCGTCGAGAATCGCGCGCGTCTGTTGCTCGAAGTGGTGGCGGCCGTGGCCGACGAAGTGGGGGCCGAACGCGTCGGCGTACGCCTGACGCCGATGGGGCGCTTCATGGGCATGGGCGACGACACCCCAGAGGCCACGTTTGGCTATCTGGTCAATGCGCTCAATCGTTGGAATCTGGCGTATCTGCACCTGGTCGAGCCGGCGATGGTCGGCACGGTCAAGGACGAGAATTTCGACCCGCGCTGGGACGCGATCATTGCGCAATTGCGCGGAATCTGGAAAGGCGTGCTGATCCTTGCGGGCGGCTACGACGCCGAGTCTGCCGAGCAGGCGTTGCGCTCGGGGCGTGCCGACATCATCGCGTTTGGCCGGCCTTTTTTGGCCAATCCGGACCTGCCGCGGCGGATCCGCGAAAGCCTGCCGCTGAACACGCCGGACCCGAGCAGTTTCTTTGGTGGCGATGAGCGCGGGTACGTGGATTATCCGTTTCATGCCTGA